In Deltaproteobacteria bacterium, the following are encoded in one genomic region:
- a CDS encoding heavy metal translocating P-type ATPase — protein sequence MRTSQHSDKATAPEPRDPVCGMSVDPAAPRGGSWTYERQTYYFCNPKCREKFRLAPEQYLKPPAAKAAAPDEQTRDSLYTCPMHPEVRQVGPGSCPDCGMALEPLELSADEGPNPELIDMSRRFWISLVLAAPVFVLGMSDMIPGQPLLHALGRGVTWIQFVLATPVVLWAGWPFFERGWASVVSRRLNMFTLIALGTGTAYAYSAVAAVLPDIFPDSFRGHGGAVPLYFESAAVITTLVLMGQVLELRARGRTSSAIRALLGLAPKTARVIRNNGLDEDIALELVRVGDRLRVRPGERVPVDGVVLEGSSAVDESMITGEAMPVNKGPGDRVTGATVNGTGSLVMGAERVGAGTLLAQIVRMVGEAQRSRAPIQRLADVVAGYFVPVVVASAAITFVTWALVGPAPRMAYALLNAVAVLIIACPCALGLATPMSIMVGTGRGATAGVLIKHAEALELMERIDTLLVDKTGTLTEGRPQLTAVTAVGQWSEMEVLRLAASLERGSEHPLADAIVGGATRHQLDLVSPAQVQTFPGKGITGSVRGRLVALGNPSLFEQLGVDLGELRRAGDGFQRSAQIAMFVAIDGQPAGLLSVADPVKATTPAAIAALQRDGIRIVMLSGDSRVTAEAVAHQLGITEVEAEVLPEQKAAIVRRLQAAGRMVAMSGDGINDAPALAQAHVGIAMGTGTDVAMASAGITLVQGDLRALANARRLSRATMRNIRQNLFFAFFYNAVSVPLAAGALYPIFGLLLSPMIASAAMSFSSLSVISNALRLRRLPL from the coding sequence ATGAGGACCAGCCAGCACAGTGATAAGGCGACCGCACCGGAGCCCCGCGATCCCGTCTGCGGCATGAGCGTTGATCCGGCCGCGCCAAGAGGGGGCTCGTGGACATACGAGCGCCAGACCTACTACTTCTGCAATCCGAAGTGCCGCGAGAAGTTCCGGCTGGCACCGGAGCAGTATCTAAAGCCGCCGGCAGCGAAGGCCGCCGCGCCGGATGAGCAAACGCGGGACAGCCTGTACACCTGCCCGATGCATCCCGAGGTGCGCCAGGTCGGCCCGGGCTCGTGCCCCGATTGCGGCATGGCGTTGGAACCGCTCGAACTGTCGGCCGACGAAGGGCCGAATCCCGAGCTGATAGACATGAGCCGCCGCTTCTGGATCAGCCTGGTACTGGCAGCTCCGGTCTTTGTGCTCGGCATGTCGGACATGATTCCAGGGCAACCGTTGCTACACGCGCTCGGCCGCGGGGTCACCTGGATTCAGTTCGTCCTGGCAACGCCAGTGGTGTTGTGGGCGGGGTGGCCGTTCTTCGAGCGCGGCTGGGCCTCGGTGGTCAGCCGGCGGTTGAACATGTTCACCCTGATCGCGCTCGGAACGGGCACGGCGTACGCCTATAGCGCCGTGGCGGCCGTGCTGCCGGACATCTTCCCGGATTCTTTTCGTGGCCACGGCGGTGCCGTTCCGCTGTATTTCGAGAGTGCCGCGGTGATCACGACGCTCGTGCTGATGGGACAGGTGCTGGAGCTGCGTGCACGCGGCCGGACCAGCAGCGCCATCCGTGCCCTGCTGGGTCTGGCTCCGAAGACTGCGCGCGTAATCCGAAACAACGGGCTGGACGAGGACATCGCTTTGGAACTGGTACGAGTGGGCGACCGCCTGCGGGTGCGCCCGGGTGAGAGGGTACCGGTGGACGGGGTGGTGCTGGAGGGGAGCAGCGCGGTCGATGAGTCGATGATCACGGGCGAAGCGATGCCGGTGAACAAGGGGCCGGGTGATCGGGTGACCGGCGCGACAGTCAACGGCACCGGCAGTTTGGTCATGGGTGCCGAGCGTGTCGGCGCCGGAACTTTGCTGGCGCAGATCGTGCGCATGGTCGGCGAGGCGCAGCGCAGCCGCGCGCCGATCCAGCGCCTGGCGGACGTGGTGGCGGGATACTTCGTGCCGGTGGTGGTGGCGAGCGCGGCGATTACCTTCGTGACCTGGGCACTGGTGGGCCCGGCGCCCCGGATGGCATACGCGCTGCTCAATGCCGTGGCGGTGTTGATCATCGCGTGTCCGTGCGCGCTCGGGCTGGCTACGCCGATGTCGATCATGGTGGGCACGGGGCGCGGGGCTACGGCCGGTGTCCTGATCAAACACGCCGAAGCGCTCGAGCTGATGGAGAGGATCGATACGTTGCTGGTCGACAAGACCGGAACGCTGACCGAGGGCCGCCCGCAGCTGACCGCGGTGACCGCGGTGGGGCAGTGGAGCGAAATGGAAGTGCTGCGGTTGGCCGCCAGCCTGGAGCGCGGCAGCGAGCATCCGTTGGCCGACGCCATTGTCGGCGGCGCCACCCGACATCAGCTCGATCTCGTCAGCCCGGCGCAGGTTCAGACATTTCCGGGTAAGGGCATCACCGGGAGTGTGCGCGGGCGGCTGGTGGCTCTGGGCAACCCCTCGCTGTTTGAGCAGCTGGGCGTGGATCTGGGCGAGCTGCGCCGGGCCGGCGACGGTTTCCAGCGCAGTGCCCAGATCGCAATGTTCGTGGCCATCGATGGTCAGCCGGCCGGCTTGCTGAGCGTCGCTGACCCGGTGAAAGCGACGACGCCAGCGGCGATCGCCGCGCTGCAACGCGACGGAATTCGAATCGTCATGCTGAGTGGAGACAGCCGCGTCACGGCGGAAGCGGTGGCGCACCAGCTCGGCATTACCGAGGTCGAGGCGGAGGTGCTGCCGGAACAGAAGGCGGCCATCGTCAGACGGCTGCAGGCCGCCGGCCGGATGGTGGCCATGTCCGGCGACGGCATCAATGACGCACCCGCGTTAGCACAAGCCCACGTCGGCATTGCCATGGGCACGGGCACGGACGTGGCCATGGCGAGCGCGGGCATCACGCTGGTGCAGGGCGACTTGCGCGCCCTGGCCAACGCCCGCCGGCTCAGCCGCGCCACCATGCGCAATATCCGCCAGAACTTGTTCTTCGCCTTCTTCTACAATGCCGTCAGCGTACCGCTGGCGGCGGGGGCGCTCTATCCGATATTCGGCCTGCTGCTGAGCCCGATGATCGCCAGTGCAGCGATGAGCTTCAGCTCACTGTCCGTAATCAGCAACGCACTGCGACTGCGGCGGCTGCCACTGTAA
- a CDS encoding VCBS repeat-containing protein produces MGTQYTTRIAWMAMLVLLWVDTANAQIFLQPAPSVPVGRQPEFLVVSDFDGDGIADLAVGSPQEKRVTVLLGSSAGTFGTSSAWSFGSQLRGLAAGDVNGDTLADLVVADQGSAGVWILLGSGDATFGDPELVDVGGYPQGVAIGEFDGLAGQDLAVTDSRGDRVVILINDGTGVFTAGSEFTVSDPGAVAAADFNSDSLPDLAVLSETPGVGGRTVSVLLGTNAGSRGFSPVGSFVVGKGAEGLSLADFDNDTRLDIATANTFSNEEGSEVSLLLGRGNGSFTLRSFATCPMPADASRPPCFARGVVGADFDDDGDTDIVVSVTSNPDVPPGGALRTFVGDGTGGFSDGPVLPIGPLPLGAAVGDFTGDGLPDVVVGTTPDFTVQPFVSQPGAVVALGSAFGDWGKQPAIDVVLKARNIQVASVQNDITFDLSVPILSCTVNPLIDKTASTFRLLPAGCTAGVDCTQMRAVVVALDNVDPIPDGSVLYSCDVAIHDDAATGTHPLVGSGLAVSDPAGDPLLAHVVDGAVAVSCPGDCTFDGQITVDELVRGVNIALGNLSLTACLPFDANNDSSVTVDELILAVNVALNGCFPPAVRTPTPTPTPTFTPTPTPTATPTATPSATPTATPTVTPTASPTSTPTATPSATPTDTPTATPTDTPTRTPTSTPTETPTATPTDTPTVTPTDTPTATPTDTPTVTPTYTPTDTPTETPTATPTDTPTETPTVTPTDTPTATPTETPTATPTDTPTHTPTETATATPTETPTATPTDTPTETPTATPTDTPTATPTDTPTETPTATPTDTPTHTPTETPTATPTETPTATPTDTPTDTPTETPTDTPTATPTDTPTETPTATPTDTPTHTPTETPTATPTETPTATPTDTPTETPTATPTDTPTATPTDTPTETPTATPTDTPTHTPTETPTATPTETPTATPTDTPTATPTDTPTETPTDTPTETPTDTPTETPTATPTETPPP; encoded by the coding sequence ATGGGTACACAGTACACTACCCGAATCGCGTGGATGGCCATGCTCGTGCTGTTGTGGGTGGACACCGCCAACGCGCAGATCTTTCTGCAGCCCGCTCCGAGCGTGCCGGTGGGGCGCCAGCCGGAATTTCTGGTAGTGTCGGACTTCGACGGCGACGGCATTGCGGATTTGGCCGTTGGTAGCCCGCAGGAGAAGCGCGTTACGGTCCTGCTAGGCAGCAGCGCCGGCACGTTTGGCACGAGCAGTGCGTGGAGCTTTGGCAGCCAGTTGCGAGGCCTGGCTGCGGGGGATGTCAACGGGGATACGCTTGCGGACCTTGTAGTTGCCGATCAGGGTTCCGCTGGCGTGTGGATCTTGTTGGGTAGTGGTGACGCCACGTTTGGCGACCCCGAGTTAGTTGACGTGGGCGGTTATCCGCAAGGAGTGGCCATCGGTGAGTTCGACGGCTTAGCCGGACAGGACTTGGCCGTTACTGACAGCCGTGGCGATCGAGTCGTCATCTTAATAAATGATGGCACCGGCGTGTTCACCGCTGGCAGCGAGTTCACGGTGAGCGACCCGGGCGCAGTTGCTGCTGCCGATTTCAATAGCGACAGTCTGCCGGACTTGGCAGTGCTTAGCGAAACTCCAGGGGTCGGCGGTCGCACTGTCAGCGTCCTGCTCGGCACAAACGCGGGTAGCCGGGGTTTTTCCCCTGTTGGGAGTTTCGTGGTTGGCAAAGGTGCCGAGGGGCTATCTCTGGCCGACTTCGACAACGACACTCGACTCGATATAGCAACGGCGAACACATTCTCGAACGAAGAAGGCTCGGAGGTTAGCCTGCTCCTCGGCCGCGGGAACGGTTCGTTTACCTTGAGATCATTCGCGACCTGCCCAATGCCTGCGGACGCGTCGCGGCCGCCTTGTTTCGCGCGCGGAGTTGTCGGTGCTGATTTTGATGACGATGGCGACACCGACATCGTCGTCAGCGTCACCAGCAATCCCGACGTGCCCCCGGGGGGGGCGCTGCGAACGTTTGTCGGCGACGGGACCGGCGGGTTCTCGGATGGCCCGGTTCTTCCCATCGGTCCACTTCCGCTTGGCGCCGCGGTGGGTGACTTCACCGGAGATGGGTTGCCGGATGTGGTCGTGGGGACGACTCCAGACTTCACCGTACAGCCTTTCGTGAGCCAGCCGGGCGCTGTGGTCGCGCTCGGCTCCGCGTTCGGCGACTGGGGCAAGCAACCCGCGATCGACGTCGTGCTGAAGGCGAGGAACATCCAGGTCGCCTCAGTTCAGAACGATATTACGTTCGACTTGTCCGTGCCGATTCTCAGTTGCACTGTTAACCCGCTGATCGACAAGACCGCGAGTACGTTCCGCTTGCTTCCAGCCGGCTGTACCGCTGGGGTCGACTGCACGCAGATGCGGGCGGTCGTTGTGGCACTCGATAACGTTGACCCCATCCCCGACGGGTCGGTCCTGTATAGCTGCGATGTGGCCATCCACGACGACGCAGCGACCGGCACCCATCCCTTGGTTGGCTCTGGCCTCGCGGTCAGCGACCCGGCGGGCGATCCGCTGTTAGCACACGTGGTCGATGGCGCTGTCGCGGTTTCCTGCCCGGGCGACTGCACCTTCGACGGCCAGATCACGGTCGATGAGTTGGTAAGAGGCGTGAACATCGCCCTCGGCAACCTGTCGCTGACTGCCTGCCTGCCGTTCGATGCTAACAACGACTCCTCGGTCACCGTCGACGAACTGATCTTGGCGGTAAACGTCGCCCTCAACGGGTGTTTCCCACCGGCGGTGAGAACTCCCACGCCGACGCCGACACCAACGTTCACACCAACGCCGACACCGACGGCCACCCCGACAGCAACACCCTCGGCGACGCCGACCGCAACACCGACGGTGACCCCGACTGCCTCGCCGACCAGTACTCCCACGGCGACGCCGAGCGCGACCCCCACTGACACACCGACTGCTACACCCACCGACACGCCGACCAGAACACCGACGTCGACCCCGACTGAGACACCGACGGCGACCCCGACCGACACTCCTACGGTGACCCCCACCGATACGCCAACGGCAACGCCAACCGATACACCGACCGTCACGCCGACTTACACGCCGACGGATACGCCGACGGAGACACCCACCGCCACTCCGACTGACACACCAACGGAAACACCGACGGTAACGCCGACCGACACGCCTACGGCAACCCCGACCGAGACACCGACGGCGACGCCAACCGACACCCCAACTCACACGCCCACTGAAACAGCAACCGCAACGCCCACGGAAACTCCCACGGCCACTCCGACTGACACACCAACGGAGACGCCGACGGCGACGCCGACCGACACGCCCACGGCAACCCCCACCGACACCCCGACCGAGACACCGACGGCTACTCCGACCGACACCCCAACTCACACGCCTACTGAAACGCCAACCGCAACGCCCACGGAAACGCCCACCGCCACCCCGACTGACACTCCGACTGACACGCCAACGGAGACGCCGACCGACACGCCCACGGCCACCCCCACTGACACTCCGACCGAGACACCGACGGCTACTCCGACCGACACCCCAACTCACACGCCCACTGAAACACCAACCGCAACGCCCACGGAAACTCCCACGGCCACTCCGACTGATACACCAACGGAGACGCCGACGGCGACGCCGACCGACACGCCTACGGCAACCCCCACCGACACCCCGACCGAGACACCGACGGCGACGCCAACCGATACCCCAACTCACACGCCCACTGAAACGCCAACCGCAACGCCCACGGAAACGCCCACCGCCACTCCAACTGACACGCCGACGGCGACGCCGACCGACACGCCTACTGAAACGCCAACCGACACACCCACAGAGACCCCTACCGACACTCCCACCGAGACGCCGACGGCGACGCCGACAGAGACCCCGCCGCCGTAA